The Paraburkholderia acidisoli genome contains a region encoding:
- a CDS encoding phasin family protein, with protein sequence MSLLTPEQFAAAQKANLETLFGLTSKAFEGVEKLVELNLQAVRSNLAESQEHAQRALSVKDAQELLALQSSYAQPLTEKLLSYGRHVYEITSATQAEFAKVAEAHYEEQNRKVQSLVDNVAKNAPAGSETAVAVIKSAINAANTTYETVHKATKQAVEMAESNFNAATAAASKAAAQASRSAAASAAAAKKPV encoded by the coding sequence ATGAGTCTGCTGACCCCTGAGCAATTCGCCGCCGCCCAGAAAGCCAACCTCGAAACGCTGTTCGGTCTCACGAGCAAGGCGTTCGAAGGTGTGGAAAAACTCGTCGAGTTGAATCTTCAGGCCGTCCGCTCGAATCTGGCGGAATCGCAGGAACACGCCCAGCGCGCGCTGTCGGTGAAGGACGCGCAGGAATTGCTGGCGCTGCAATCGAGCTACGCCCAACCGCTGACGGAAAAGCTGCTGTCGTACGGCCGTCACGTGTACGAAATCACCTCGGCCACGCAAGCCGAGTTCGCCAAGGTTGCCGAAGCGCATTACGAAGAGCAGAACCGCAAGGTGCAGTCGCTCGTCGACAACGTCGCGAAGAACGCGCCGGCCGGTTCGGAAACCGCGGTTGCCGTGATCAAGTCGGCGATCAACGCCGCGAACACGACGTACGAAACGGTTCACAAGGCCACCAAGCAAGCCGTGGAAATGGCCGAAAGCAACTTCAACGCCGCCACGGCCGCCGCCAGCAAGGCCGCCGCGCAAGCGTCGCGCTCGGCCGCCGCTTCGGCCGCTGCTGCGAAGAAGCCGGTCTAA
- the pbpG gene encoding D-alanyl-D-alanine endopeptidase, with protein sequence MKFDKLLSFKLMPTSVVSTALSVAVSVAISATFVVPEGAFAASQTATAKTAKAKKATKKVAKASASEAKAARKGAARTVAAKDDDARPVAKKHRVSYTMNGRHHTAVRRVAFEPRQPTVGQAFGLHETPDTLMLRSGVAYVVDQNSLEPLFDKNSRAVVPIASISKLMTAMVVLDSKEPLTEQIEVTDEDRDYEKNTGSRLSVGSVLSREDMLHIALMASENRAAAALSRYYPGGRPAFIAAMNAKAKQLGMTDTHFENSTGLTSHNVSSARDLVKMVNAAYQYPMIRQFSTDHSYDVYTGKRNLAYNSTNALIRNPSWDIGLQKTGFINEAGECLVMQTTIHNRPVIMVLLDSSGKYSRFADATRVRTWLDNGGADQQPRITSADAGGAGT encoded by the coding sequence ATGAAATTCGACAAGCTCCTGTCGTTCAAACTGATGCCGACGTCGGTCGTCAGCACCGCGCTGTCGGTCGCTGTGTCCGTGGCAATCAGTGCGACATTTGTGGTGCCCGAAGGCGCATTTGCTGCGTCGCAAACCGCTACGGCCAAGACGGCCAAAGCGAAGAAGGCCACCAAAAAAGTTGCGAAGGCTAGCGCTTCCGAGGCCAAGGCCGCCCGAAAAGGCGCTGCCCGCACCGTCGCCGCCAAAGACGACGATGCACGCCCGGTCGCGAAGAAGCATCGCGTTTCCTACACCATGAACGGCCGCCATCACACGGCGGTGCGCCGCGTGGCGTTCGAGCCGCGTCAGCCGACCGTCGGTCAGGCTTTCGGCCTGCATGAAACGCCGGACACGTTGATGCTGCGTTCTGGCGTGGCCTACGTGGTCGACCAGAATTCGCTCGAGCCGCTGTTCGACAAGAACTCGCGCGCCGTGGTGCCGATCGCCTCGATCTCGAAGCTCATGACCGCCATGGTCGTGCTCGATTCGAAGGAACCGCTCACGGAGCAGATCGAAGTCACGGACGAAGACCGCGACTACGAGAAGAACACGGGCTCGCGCCTTTCGGTGGGTTCGGTGCTGTCGCGTGAAGACATGCTGCACATCGCGCTGATGGCTTCGGAAAACCGCGCGGCGGCGGCGCTCTCGCGTTACTACCCGGGCGGCCGTCCGGCGTTCATCGCGGCGATGAACGCGAAGGCGAAGCAGCTCGGCATGACCGACACGCATTTCGAGAATTCCACGGGTCTCACGAGCCACAACGTTTCGAGCGCGCGTGACCTCGTGAAGATGGTGAACGCGGCGTATCAATATCCGATGATCCGCCAGTTCTCGACCGATCACAGCTACGACGTGTACACGGGCAAGCGCAATCTCGCCTACAACAGCACGAACGCGCTGATCCGCAATCCGTCGTGGGACATCGGCCTGCAGAAGACGGGCTTCATCAACGAAGCCGGTGAATGCCTCGTCATGCAGACCACGATCCACAACCGCCCGGTGATCATGGTGCTGCTCGATTCGAGCGGCAAGTACTCGCGTTTCGCCGACGCAACGCGTGTGCGCACGTGGCTCGACAACGGCGGCGCGGACCAGCAGCCGCGTATCACGAGCGCAGACGCGGGCGGCGCGGGCACCTGA
- a CDS encoding helix-turn-helix transcriptional regulator, producing MDYVFTLKYQLAPEDADHEALVERLAEAGCDDATIGVGVPGRIALTFAREGTSAWAAVYSALHDVKQAVPTAQLVEAAPDFVGLTDAADLTGMSRQNLRKLMLGHVAEFPQPVHEGNPSLWHLSDILAWLKGRDGYSIDTALLDIARTAKQVNLARGARDIDAKINGKLEALLA from the coding sequence ATGGACTATGTATTCACTCTCAAATACCAGCTCGCGCCGGAAGATGCCGACCACGAGGCGCTCGTGGAGCGCCTGGCCGAAGCCGGCTGCGACGACGCCACGATCGGCGTGGGCGTGCCGGGGCGCATTGCGTTGACGTTCGCTCGCGAAGGCACGAGCGCCTGGGCCGCGGTGTATTCGGCGCTGCACGACGTGAAGCAGGCGGTGCCTACGGCGCAACTCGTGGAAGCCGCGCCCGACTTCGTCGGCCTGACCGACGCGGCGGATCTCACGGGTATGTCGCGCCAGAATCTGCGCAAGCTGATGCTCGGGCACGTGGCGGAGTTTCCTCAGCCGGTTCACGAGGGCAATCCGTCGCTCTGGCATTTGAGCGACATACTCGCATGGCTGAAAGGCCGCGACGGCTACAGCATCGACACGGCTTTGCTTGATATAGCGCGTACGGCGAAGCAGGTGAATCTCGCGAGAGGCGCGCGCGACATCGACGCGAAGATCAACGGCAAGCTCGAAGCGCTGCTCGCCTGA
- a CDS encoding IclR family transcriptional regulator has product MSDIHPEPKTSIQVIERMMRLLDALADHSDPVSLKELAQRTELHPSTAHRILNDMVSCRLVDRSDPGTYRLGMRLLELGNLVKARLSVRDAALTPMRELHRLTGQTVNLSVRQGDEIVYIERAYSERSGMQVVRAIGGRAPLHLTSVGKLFLAADEANRVRAYATRTGLSGHTRNSITDLTRLERELAHVRQQYCARDNEELELGVRCIAAGIYDDTGKLVAGLSLSAPADRLQDSWLNQLSKTALTISESLGYHAEPAEGIVQPA; this is encoded by the coding sequence ATGAGCGACATCCATCCAGAGCCGAAGACCTCGATCCAGGTGATCGAGCGCATGATGCGCCTGCTGGACGCGCTCGCCGATCACAGCGACCCCGTCAGCCTCAAGGAATTGGCGCAGCGCACCGAACTGCACCCTTCCACCGCGCACCGTATCCTCAACGACATGGTGAGTTGCCGCCTGGTCGATCGCTCCGACCCCGGCACTTACCGGCTCGGCATGCGCCTGCTCGAACTCGGCAATCTCGTCAAAGCACGGCTTTCGGTTCGCGATGCCGCGCTCACGCCCATGCGCGAACTCCACCGCCTGACCGGCCAAACCGTCAATCTTTCGGTGCGCCAGGGCGACGAGATCGTATATATCGAGCGCGCTTATTCGGAGCGCTCGGGCATGCAGGTGGTACGCGCCATTGGCGGCCGGGCACCGCTGCATCTGACTTCGGTCGGCAAGCTCTTTCTCGCCGCCGACGAAGCGAATCGCGTGCGCGCCTACGCCACACGAACCGGTCTTTCCGGCCATACGCGCAACAGCATTACGGATCTCACGCGCCTCGAACGCGAACTCGCGCACGTGCGCCAGCAATATTGCGCGCGCGACAACGAGGAACTCGAACTGGGCGTGCGCTGCATCGCAGCCGGCATTTACGACGATACCGGCAAGCTCGTGGCAGGTCTTTCGCTTTCCGCGCCCGCCGACCGCTTGCAGGATTCATGGCTCAATCAGCTCAGCAAAACGGCGCTCACGATTTCCGAGTCGCTCGGCTATCACGCCGAACCTGCCGAAGGCATCGTGCAACCGGCTTAG
- a CDS encoding (Fe-S)-binding protein, which produces MRVGLFVTCLIDTMRPEIGFSTLKLLEEAGYDVVVPPAQTCCGQPAYNSGERPLARDLAEKTLREFEQFDYVVVPSGSCGGMIRVHYGDLFRDDPELMARYGKLRERVYELTDFLVNVAKVSLPAGDFNGPVTYHDSCSGLRELGVKAQPRALLAQRGIEVQEMKDCEHCCGFGGTFAVKYGAISTAIADEKCVNVQASGTGTVVLGDLGCMLNIEGRLRRTGDTATRVFHIAQVLAGDV; this is translated from the coding sequence ATGCGAGTCGGTTTGTTCGTCACGTGCCTGATCGACACGATGCGCCCCGAGATTGGCTTTTCGACGCTGAAGTTGCTCGAAGAGGCGGGCTATGACGTCGTCGTGCCGCCGGCCCAGACGTGCTGCGGGCAGCCGGCCTACAACTCCGGCGAGCGTCCGCTCGCGCGCGACCTGGCCGAAAAGACGCTGCGCGAATTCGAGCAATTCGACTACGTCGTGGTGCCGTCGGGGTCGTGCGGCGGCATGATTCGCGTGCACTACGGCGACCTGTTTCGCGACGACCCCGAACTCATGGCGCGTTACGGCAAGCTGCGCGAGCGTGTGTACGAGTTGACCGATTTCCTCGTGAACGTCGCGAAGGTCAGCTTGCCGGCCGGCGACTTCAACGGTCCGGTCACGTATCACGACTCGTGCTCGGGGCTGCGCGAACTCGGCGTGAAGGCGCAGCCGCGCGCGCTGCTTGCGCAACGCGGCATCGAAGTGCAGGAGATGAAGGACTGCGAGCATTGCTGCGGCTTTGGCGGCACGTTCGCGGTGAAGTACGGCGCGATCTCCACCGCCATCGCCGACGAGAAATGCGTGAACGTGCAGGCGAGCGGAACCGGCACCGTCGTGCTCGGCGACCTCGGCTGCATGCTGAATATCGAAGGCCGCCTGCGGCGCACCGGCGACACCGCCACGCGCGTCTTCCACATCGCGCAGGTGCTAGCGGGCGACGTCTGA
- a CDS encoding lactate utilization protein B, with protein MQVQSMQFKARAGQKLADERLQHNLKKLSTKFVSARAEAIHAIDFPATRAALKARRNRALDNLDVWLEQFETEATRRGVTVLYAESARDAAKLVGDIARKHDVRKVIKTKSMVSEEMKLNTVLAEMGVQSIETDLGEYILQINDNEPPSHIIAPVVHKDKDEIADLFAKTHAKPRLTEIPDMTREAREVLRPHFLSADMGVTGGNFLVAETGSVVLVTNEGNEGMCTVMPRVHVAVTGIEKVLPTLEDLATAMRLLPRSATGQATSNYFSMLTGPRGAEDQDGPEHMYVVLVDGGRTGLIGGEFQDMLRCIRCGACMNHCPVYQKVGGHAYGWVYPGPMGSVLTPSYVGLEKTLDLPQAATLCGECNSVCPVGIPLSDLLRKLREKQVERHLRPWRERAALAAWGWFALHPTAYALLTKLGVRVLERMGRQGRVIRKLPFARGWTEGRDMPAPVGRTFRELYAARQTHLDATARNRGMG; from the coding sequence ATGCAAGTCCAATCGATGCAGTTCAAGGCGCGCGCCGGCCAGAAACTCGCCGACGAGCGTTTGCAGCACAACCTCAAGAAGCTCTCGACCAAGTTCGTTTCGGCGCGGGCCGAGGCCATTCACGCCATCGACTTTCCGGCCACGCGCGCGGCGCTCAAGGCGCGCCGCAATCGCGCGCTCGACAATCTCGACGTGTGGCTCGAGCAGTTCGAGACCGAGGCCACGCGGCGCGGCGTGACGGTGCTCTATGCCGAAAGCGCGCGCGACGCCGCGAAGCTCGTCGGTGACATCGCGCGCAAGCACGACGTGCGCAAGGTCATCAAGACCAAGTCGATGGTCTCCGAGGAGATGAAGCTCAATACCGTGCTCGCGGAAATGGGCGTGCAGTCGATCGAGACGGATCTGGGCGAATACATCCTCCAGATCAACGACAACGAGCCGCCGAGCCACATCATCGCGCCCGTCGTCCACAAGGACAAAGACGAGATCGCCGATCTGTTCGCGAAAACCCACGCCAAGCCGCGCCTGACCGAAATCCCCGACATGACGCGCGAGGCGCGCGAAGTCTTGCGGCCGCATTTCCTTTCGGCGGACATGGGCGTGACGGGCGGCAACTTCCTCGTCGCGGAAACGGGCTCGGTCGTGCTGGTCACGAACGAGGGCAACGAAGGCATGTGCACGGTCATGCCGCGCGTGCATGTGGCGGTCACCGGCATCGAAAAAGTGCTGCCCACGCTGGAGGATCTCGCCACGGCCATGCGTCTGTTGCCGCGATCGGCCACGGGGCAGGCTACGTCCAACTATTTTTCGATGCTGACCGGTCCGCGCGGCGCCGAGGATCAGGACGGCCCCGAGCATATGTACGTCGTGCTCGTGGATGGCGGACGCACCGGTCTGATCGGCGGCGAATTCCAGGACATGCTGCGCTGCATCCGGTGTGGCGCGTGCATGAATCACTGTCCCGTGTATCAGAAGGTCGGTGGCCACGCATACGGCTGGGTGTATCCGGGGCCGATGGGCTCGGTGCTCACGCCGAGTTACGTCGGGCTCGAAAAAACGCTCGACCTGCCGCAAGCGGCCACGCTCTGCGGCGAATGCAACAGCGTCTGCCCGGTCGGCATCCCGCTGTCCGACCTGCTGCGCAAGCTGCGCGAGAAGCAGGTGGAGCGCCATCTGCGGCCGTGGCGCGAACGTGCGGCGCTGGCGGCGTGGGGCTGGTTCGCGCTGCATCCCACCGCCTACGCCTTGTTGACCAAACTCGGCGTGCGCGTGCTCGAACGCATGGGGCGGCAGGGGCGCGTCATTCGCAAATTGCCGTTCGCGCGCGGCTGGACCGAAGGTCGCGACATGCCGGCGCCGGTTGGGCGCACGTTCCGCGAGTTGTATGCAGCGCGGCAAACTCACCTCGACGCCACCGCGCGTAACCGCGGGATGGGCTAG